Proteins encoded by one window of Glycine soja cultivar W05 chromosome 15, ASM419377v2, whole genome shotgun sequence:
- the LOC114387024 gene encoding uncharacterized protein LOC114387024, producing the protein MHGLVVDCRSFCRPLGKEESLSLVKFNAAGDRFFVAALEKVSVYVTKTERFLLEFECSKRVLCAASSRNALLYTDGEDRNITAWNIKSGKVAYCVRKKMFCHGNLP; encoded by the exons ATGCATGGCCTCGTCGTGGACTGCCGGAGCTTCTGCCGCCCGCTCGGCAAGGAAGAGAGTTTGAGTTTGGTGAAGTTCAATGCTGCCGGCGACAGGTTTTTCGTCGCGGCACTGGAGAAGGTCTCCGTCTACGTCACCAAGACTGAGCGGTTTTTGTTAGAATTTGAGTGCTCGAAGCGTGTTCTCTGTGCCGCATCTTCTAGG AATGCACTTCTCTACACTGATGGTGAGGACCGGAACATCACAGCATGGAACATAAAGAGTGGAAAAGTTGCATATTGTGTTAGGAAGAAAATGTTCTGCCATGGAAACCTGCCATAG
- the LOC114385966 gene encoding uncharacterized protein LOC114385966 produces MASSNGNFPASMPVLKGKNYDDWCAQMKVIFRFQDVTEVVQEGIQEPDRNPTDAQKVAHRDLMIRNAKALFIIHQCVDANNFQKIRSTDTAKKTWDTLEKSYAGDSKLKKVKLQTLRRQYELLQMSDQESIGELFSQILAITNQMNAYGDKQSDLGIIGKVLRTLTPRFDHIVVAVKQGQNLEYLKLKR; encoded by the coding sequence ATGGCTTCCTCGAATGGAAATTTTCCAGCATCTATGCCTGTTCTCAAAGGCAAGAACTATGATGATTGGTGTGCTCAGATGAAGGTAATCTTTCGATTTCAAGATGTGACAGAAGTGGTGCAAGAAGGGATTCAAGAACCTGACAGGAACCCAACTGATGCACAGAAGGTGGCTCACCGTGATTTGATGATAAGAAATGCAAAGGCATTGTTCATTATTCATCAGTGTGTAGATGCaaataattttcagaaaattagatcTACTGATACCGCAAAGAAGACATGGGATACTCTAGAGAAATCCTATGCAGGGgatagcaaactcaagaaggtgaaGTTGCAGACCTTGAGAAGGCAGTATGAACTTCTACAGATGAGTGATCAAGAAAGCATTGGTGAGTTATTTTCTCAAATCTTGgcaattacaaatcaaatgaatgCTTATGGTGACAAGCAATCAGACTTGGGGATCATTGGCAAGGTATTAAGAACCTTGACACCAAGATTCGATCATATAGTGGTGGCAGTTAAGCAAGGCCAGAATCTTGAATACTTGAAGCTCAAGAGATGA